Below is a genomic region from Paraburkholderia sp. BL23I1N1.
CGAACGACTGCTTTTGACTGCGGCCGACTGCGGTGCAGTTGCGCCAAGCCGTTGATTCTTAGTAAAATGTACATGCAGCGTTATACCCTGATTCGCACTTTTAATCCGTTGGTCACAGCTTCGAATCCCGTACGGCCTACCAGCGATTATCTGTTGTGAAACCAAGGGCCCGCGCAAAACGGGCCCCTGATCAATGACGTTCCTGAGACTTCAACCGAAGATTTCAAGACCGCTTGCTCGAGCTGAAGCATACGCGCCACGATGCCACTGGGCTTCTTGTCGCCTTGTCCGAATCCCTGTCGGATCGAACGTCGACGCTGGCGACCGGATGAAGCCTGTCACCATGTATCTCCTTCGCCAGACGCGTTTCCACTTCCTGCCAGATCTGGCGCCTGGCAAGATCGCCGCGGCAGTCGCGCTTCGGCAAATCGTAACCTGCGTTAATGCGTTTGGTTGGCTCAATGACTGATCCCCTCGCCCTCACTTGCGCGGTCTCTCGCGGTCCTCTTTCAATAATAAAAAATTGCGCCTGAAGATTCCGCGCTGAAACGAGAGACAACAACAAGGTAGCGAGCAAGTAACTACCACCACAAGGGATTCAATAACACCATTCCAGTCTGAATCGATCACGTTGCATTCGCCAGTCAAACGTCTATATTTGGCAGATGAAACCTCGCTCCTGCCTGAACCCATGTTTTGACCGGAACAGGTTTATGCCGCAATGCGTGCCTGAAGGCAGCGAATCATGGGTTGGCTGAAACTCGCGCTGATCGTCGCTATCGTCGTCGCTGTCGCAAAAGGCCTCCAGCTGTTCAACAGGCACTGCCGGCGCCGGTTCGGCCACTCCTTCTTGACAACGCGCGGATTCTGGCTCACCGCCATCGCGATCAATCTTCTCTGGTGGGCTTCTATTTCTGGGGAAAGCATACCTTCAGCACACGACAACATCCGACGGAATCATCCTGATGGCCTTCGGGCTTGCCGCCGTTGCATGGCTGCTGTACGAGAATATCCGCGACACCGATCTCGTCCACGGCATCGGTGGTTCGACGCTGCAACTGCTCCTGTTTTTTCCGCTCACACTCTACAGCTTTCTGTTGCTGATCATGGGCATGATCTTCGTGCTGGTCGCCTCGTACAAGGCGGGCCCCGCACTCCTCATGGATCGCTGACACCACAACGTGAGTCGAAGCGCGGCGCCAGACGCGCTCAAACTGGCGCCGTTACCAATGTCAGAATAGTCCCACAGGTTCTTTCGACCGGTCCCCGCTGTAGATAATGAGTTCGCTGCGCGGCGCGGTATTTCCTACACCGCCAACGGTGTACTGGATATCGACGCATTCCATATCAAACTGCGCGAACAACGCCCTCATCGCCGGGTGGTTATTGAGCGTCAGGATCGCCCGCCCCCGCAACCCGCCCAGCATCCCCGCCATACGCTCGTACTGTTCAAATTCAAACGGCAGGCCGCAGCCCTCTGTTTCCCAGTATGGGGGCAAGATAGAAAAAAGTGTGTGGCCGATCGTACCGGTCCATGCAAACATGCCAGTCCAGCTTTTCGATATACGCTCCCGACAGCCTGAGATGGGTCGCCGACAGCGTCTCCTCCTGGCGCAACAGATTGAGCCCCGGCGACGAAGTCGTCACGGTACCGAAAGTCCGCCCTTCAACCCGGCCGCCGAATCAGTTAGTTCTACTGGAGGTAGTAGAAGCGCGCTGCACGCTGGATGTCGGTCAGTGTGTGACTCTTCGAGGTGATGCTGCACCACGCGGTGTATGTCCGCGAGCCGCCGCTTGCCGCCTATCCACAGAATGATCGGCATCGCCATTCACATCTCCTCTGCTCACCGCTCCACGCGCACATCCAGGTCGTCCAGAAACGGTTCCTGCTGGGTCTCACCGCGGTCCGTGCGACGTAATCCACGCTCACGCATTGAGCTACGCCGACGTATCCCTTCATTCCGGCCGATGCGTCCGGTGTCGGGCCGGTCGTGCTGGACCGGCATCGTCTGCACGAAGTCTGTGATCATTTCCGCCAGGCTCCGGTCATCGGCACTCTGCGAGCCAGCCATCGCGTGAACGACGCCTTGCCATGCTTCGAGCGGCCCAGCGTGTGCGTGCCACAAGGCAAGGCGGGTCGGCTCGCCCAGCCCCGATCGCCAGTAACGTGGTATTTCTCCACGCGCGCTCAGATGCACGACAGCCTGTTTCGGATAGCGCCGCGTTTCGCCACGGGCGAGTCGCGGCGTCGCATTGGCCTCCACGCCGTGCTCGCGCAACTGCCCGGCAAACCGATCGCGCCAGCGTTGCAGGTCCTGCCTGCGCGGGTTGAGCCGCCTGCCGTCCGGCCCGCGTACCTGCACGCTCAGATGCACATGCGGGTGCGCTTCGTCATCGTGCGCCGCAAAGACATACCGTCTGCCGTCGCCGAATTCCGCAGCCGCGAACGCACGCGCGGCGTTGCGCACCGCCTGCCGGTCCGTCCCCGGTGGCATTGACAGCAACACGTTGAACACCTCCCGCCTGCGGCTTTCCTCCGGAATACCCCACCCACCGAGGAGCCACGCATCCGTGAGATCGTGCAGCGCCTCGCGACCCAGCACGGTCATCCCGTCCTGGTCCTCGAGTTCCACTTTCCCGTTACGGGAGATGTAGCGCAGATGACGACGCACAGCACCCATGCCCTGCGCGCTCGACGCCTTGTTCGTGATCTTGACCATCACCTCGGGGATACGCCTGAGCGTGCGGGCGAGCTGCTCGCGCATGCGTCGCACGTCCCGCTGGAGTTCGCCGCGCGACACACGCGGTGCCCGCACGTGCCGCAGCGGATCGTGAAAGAGCCGGTCACCCCAGTTCAGCAGCATCTGATCGACGTATGTCTTCGGAAAAGGCATCCTAGCGACTCCAGCGATCGAGATTGGCGCGCAGCACCTGCATGACTGTACGCAGGTGCGTATCGATCACGGCACGGGCTCCCTCGATCATGTGCGTCATGTGCGCCGCGTCGCGCGCATCACCATGCGCCTGCAACCGTCCGAGCAACGTCATGATCGTGGCCAGATGCTGGTTCGAGTCCGCAAGCAGTCGCATCTCCCGCTCGCCCAGTTGCGGCTCATGCACAAGCTGCGCACGGATCACGGCAACCACCCAGCGATTGACATTCAGTCCACTCGCCAGCGCACGCTGTCTGGCCGCGTCAAGTTCCTCCTGTGTGAGCCGGACTTCGATGCGTTCGCGATGCCCGTCGACCGGAAGGCGACGCAGCTCACGTTCAGGCACTGTGTCTGGCGGCTCGTCCTGACCCAGCACACCGTGGACCAGTTGCCGCACACCATCGGCCGCCGTGACGCCGTGAAGGACGCACCACGCCTCCCAGCGTGGCTTCGCCGGTCCGAGATCCACACACAGTCGCATACGCGTGGTCATGCGCGTGCTCCTACAGGGACGGAGGCGCAGGTTCTGCCGGACCACGTTCGACCTCGCGGGTCGGGACGCGCTGCGCTGCCGTGCGGGTGCGGCGGTTCCGTGCGGAAGGGGCCTCGGGATCAAACACGCGCGGTCGCGGCACGGTGACGCCCTCCGCCACGAACGCGGCCAGCAGCCGTTGCGCGTGCTGCTGCACGCGCGCAATGGATCGCTCGCTGAAACCCTGCTGCCGCATCGCGGCGGTCAGCACAGCCATCTGCACGGCGCGCTCTTCGGGTGACGCGACGGAAGGCTCACGCCGCACGGACTGGGTATGCTGCGGAGTTGCCGGCCCCGCAGTCCCGCTCCTTCCGGCCTCGCTCCTGCTGTCGGACGCCTCGCGACGCGACTGCGTCCGCTCCTTCTCCACGACATCGACCTGCCACGTATTGCGATAGACTTCCTTTTCCTCTTCGCCGATCACATTTCCTGTCACGTCGAGCACCGGGACCATCACTGTCACGAGACGCCGGCCAAGGTTTTCGAGCATGACCTGCTGTCCGGCCAGCGCGCCGGACTCCGCAACGGCCCGCTCGAGATCCACACCCCAGACGACATGGTCCGCACCACCCGCATCACGATAGACAACGTAATACGAGTCACTGTGCGAAGGATTGTGCTGGTAGGGCGCACCACCGTGCTCGACCAGTTCGCCCACGTCGTGCTGACGCTCCTGCCCATCGGATTCAGCAACGTGTGGCGCCGTTTCGGCGGCTGGAGCAGCACGCGGCGGTTCAGCAGCCATCGGCGGCGCGGCGGCACCCGTCTCCAGTTGCCGGGAGGCATCGCGCTTCGCTGGCTGCGCCGCCTGTGATTCCGTGGGACCAGGCGCCGCCGCAGGCGTTTTCGGGAAATCCGCAGGAGCTCGCATAGTCGCAGGCGTCTGTGTGACATCAATGCGGTTGGTCATCCGATCACGACGACCTTCGGCCAGACGCGCCAGGTCGACTGCCTTCGGCTCGTAGCCAGTCACCTCGATGCCGAGCAGCATCGCCCGGACCCACACCTCGCGCCGGAACTGCTCATGGCCCGATACCCGCACGCGCCTCCAGGCCTTGGCGCGGACCATATCTACCATCGACTCAACGACATCCGGCCGGTTGTGTTCCGTCACCAGGTAGGGACCGATATCCTCGAATGCGAGCTGATGCGACGCATCCTTCAGGAAATACTGATTGCCCGCCCGCAGGTAGCGCTTTCGCACTGTCTCTGGCGGATTCCCAAGCGCCGCCCACCGCATGGTGGCCGCGTCGTCGCTGCCACGCGGCGCCCTCTGCTGCGATTCTGGTTGCTGTGCCGCAACCTGCGGTGAGGCGTCAGCCTGGATGGCCTGATCGCGCAGCCGCGCCCGCGCGGCATCGAACTCGCGGCGCCGGCGTGCGCCCAGGGCATCGGCCGCCGTCTGGTCGAAGCGGTCTGCGCCCGTAGCGCCGCCCTGCGGATCCTGAAGCGGCGGCGGATCCGGTTCGATCACGTTGATAACCGGATCGTCCGCAGGCGTGCCGGTCGAGGTTGTGGTTTCATCCATCATGGATCTCCCTCTGGTCGCTGGCTGACACAGCGTCGCGCGCGATCAGCGTTGCTGCCCTTCACCCTGTTCGCGGCCGGCGCGCTCCTTCGACTGCGCGAGGGCGGCTGCCCGTGCTTCTCTCACCCGCGTCCATGACACGCCCTGCAACTGGTCGAGTGTCGCATCGAGCTCGTTGCCGAAACCCACCTCGCGTGCGGACTTCTTCAGGGATGCAACCGTGCGCTCGAACAGATCGCGCGCACGGTCCCACGGATACACCTTCCCGTGATTGCCGTCGTAGCCAACCTGCACCTCCGCCCCATTGAGGCGCTGGTTTTCGTCCATCCACCTCAGCCGGTCCGAGACGAACCCCACGTTCGCCTTCGCGTGGAATACCACACTACGGGTCGACACTTCCTGGATCAGGTAGTGCTCGGTGTTGAACACCTCGCCACGGTACGGACCACCATTCTCACGGGGCGTCGCCATGCGGATCTGCGCGCCGAAACGATGCTGGGCCAGCGCCTTGATCTCGCCCGGTACGTCGTCGAGTCCATACAGCGGTTCGCCCACCTGACGGCGCACCAGCGTATCCGGCGCACGCGCTGGTGGAGACTCAACGTTCGGCGCTTCGGTCTCGCGCCGCTCCTGTCCCGGCGGCTGGGACTGTGCCTGCCCGGCTGCCGGCGCCGGGTTTTCCTGCGGCGCCGGTTCTGGCGTGTCCTGACTCGCCGCCCGGCGACGCGAGGTACGGCGCCGGCCAGACGCCTCTGCGTCACCCACGAGTTTCTCTTTCACGTTACCCATTTCACCCTCCTTCAGTGCATCGCCCGATCCGTCTTCAGCCATGGCCTGTCCAGACACTTCCTCACCCACAACCGCCCGCCCAGGTGCCTCGTAGAGTGACTCCCGTAAAAGCTCACCGACGGCACGGGATCCGGACAGCACGGTCATGTCGTCGAAGTCAGTCGGCATCTCGCCGGCAATCCGGGTCTCCGGTGCAAAGTGCGGTTCTGCCAGCAGCGACGACGTGCCGAGCGCGGCCTGCTTCGCATGTTCATACCCGGCACCGAGATCGGCGAGCACCGCGATCTCCGCTTCCGGGTAGCGGCCGCGCCACATCGCTGCCACAGGCCGAAGGTTGCCGCTCGACAGGGCGGCGACGCTGAACCAGCCGGTCGCCTGCCACACTGCCAGTGCCGTTGCCACCCCTTCGGCGATCAGGATTGGCGTGGTCGCACCCTCGCGAAACTGGCCCGGTTCAACCAGCCAGTTGCCGCCCGACTTGGCACCGCCCGCCAGGGCAGACTTGCGCCCTTCGGTATCGATCAGCTCCAGCGTCGAAAGGGTCTCGCCGATGCGGACCGGCACCACCAGCACGCGGCCGGTGAGCGGCTCCCCGGCACTGCGCGGCGCATATCCGAGCAGTGCATGCAGCTCCTCGGCCTCGAGTTCACGCAGCGTGGGGACCGCCCTGACCTGCTTGCGTTCGAGATACGGGTGTCCGGGCCCCACCGGCCGTGCCCACTTCCAGATCGCCAGTGCCTCCCGCGCGACGGCCGCCTGTCGCGCGCGCACACGCGCCTCGACCCTGCCCTCCTGCCGCACCTGATCCACAGAGGAACGCGCTGATGGCACGCGCGGTCGGTCCGTCGGTTCCATTGCCGCGCGCGACGCCCTGACATCGAAACCGTGCTGCTGCGCGAGCCAGAAGAGCGACGCGAGTGTCTTGCCGCCCGACTCGCCGGCCGAGCGCCACGTCACCCGCGCCGCACGCTCGCTGTAGTTGTGGGCGGTGCGGCTCCATTCGTCCCAGATGTCGAAGCCGGCCTCGCCGAATCCCTGCTTGAGCGCGAACGCCATGTCGACCCACGTCGCGTAGTCTTCGGCTGGAATCGTGGCCAGCGCCGCGCGCGCACGCTCCTCTTCACTCAGGTACCGGGCATTCATTGGCGTTCTCCGTGAAGCGGCACGACATTCGAACTGTCACCCACATGCGATGCAGCTCGCCCGCGCTGGGTGCGAGATGCGCCCGCGGCGCGCGCAGACCTGTGCCTGGGCGCGCCGTCCGAGGGGCGCAGTTCCGCGACGTCGAGATCAGATGGCGACAGCCGCCGCACCGCCGCGGCCACGCGCGCAGCCGGCATCCCCAGCAGCATGAAATGTCGCCCGGCATAGGCGGCGGCCTCGTCGTCGCTCATGTCGCCCAGATGCCGTGGCAGGTCGCGCGGATCCCAAGCCTGGAGCACTTCCAGATACTCCGGCGGAATGTGCATCACGCCGGCTTCATCCACGTCGTCAGGTTGCACATCCCTCACGCGCCGTTCGACCTGAGCCACAAAACGCACGAGATCCATCGCCGGGATGGCTGGCGCCGTGCGCAGGCGGGAGGCGAACACCGGATCACGCCAGTAGCAGATCCGTTCGGCCAGGATCGGCTTCGTGTTTTCGAGCAGGATGATTTCCTTCTCGCGCCCCAGTTCCTTCAGTTCCTGAGGCAACAGCAGGGGCCGGCGCTGCTCGGAGAAGCTCTCGCTCGAGCCGCCCCGGCCGCCAAAGATCGCGGTCGACCGGCTCACACTGCGCGAGCGGTCCGTGAAGGTGCCGAGCATCTCCGAGTATTCGTTCGCATCCTTCTGCTCACGTGGTGCGTAGATGATCTGCATCGCGTGATTCGTGACGAAAGTCCTCGCGTCCGCGCGGCCATAGACCGATTCAAGCTGTGAGATCGACTGCACGATCGAAAGCAGCCGCAGGTTGTATCCCGCCATATAGGCGACAGCGCGGGCGATGATGTGAATCCTGCCGACCGACGTGAATTCGTCCATCAGCATCAGGCACTGTACCGTCAGCTCCGGGTTGTCCTGGGGCAGTTGCCGCGTGTTCAGATTGACGAGTTGCGAGAACACCAGGTTGACGACCAGCGCGGCCTCGGCCAGATGGTCCGGCGTGATGCCGACATACACCGACATGCGGCGCCTGCGCACGTCGCGCAGGTCGAAGTCATTGGCGCTCGTCGCGGCATCAACGATCGGATTGGCCCAGATCGTCAGCGGCGCATTGAACGTCGCGAGTATGCTCGCAAGGACCTTGTCGTCGTTCGCAAGAAAGCGGTTCAGCGCGTCGACGCACGCACCAGTGAGCAGCCGCCGGTTCTGCAGCAGCGCCTGCTGGAGATACACCTTGACGGGCATGCCGTTACCGGACGACTGCCGCAGCACCTCGCCCATCGTCACCGGATAGTCGGGCACATCGGTGTCGCCGCTGCGGCGCGCATCGCGCCACTCGTATAGCAGCAGTACGATCCCGAGAAACAGGTTGCGGGCCTGATCCTTCCAGAAGTCGTCGTGACCGCCGACCGGATACAGCGCGTATCCGATTGCAAGAATATCGCCGACGCGGAACACCCCGTCCGGGATCGGCGACAACGGGTTATACCGGTGCGTACGGCCATCCTCGGCAAACGGATTGAACAGGTACACGTCATGGCCGTGTGCACGACGAAACCCTGCCGTGAGGTTGAAATTCTCCTGCTTGATATCGAGCACGACCACCGAATCCGGATAGCTCAGCAGGTTGGGCACCACGATGCCCACGCCCTTGCCCGACCGCGCCGGTGCCGCAAGCAGCACGAACTGCTGGCCAGTGAACCGCAGGTAGCGGCCACGCCAGACACCCACGACCAGCGGCGGGCCGCTGAATGCTTCTGATGTCGTCACCGCGCTCATAGCAGCCCTGCCCGGCGGATGTCCGCCTCGTTTGCGAACCGCGCGCTGCCATAAAGACGCCGGCGGCCGGAGCGATCCGGCAGCGCGTAAGCGGCAAGCGCCGGCGCACCAAACGCGAGCAGGAAGCCGAACAGCGCGGTGCCAGCAAGCCGCCGCCCCTGCCCTGGCAGGCGTCCGTCGTACCAGGTCAGCGCCGCATCCGGCCAGGCATGAAACCCGGCATGAAGCGGATTGGCATGCTGGCTCGCGACGAAGAAAAACGACGCCAGCCAGAGGGCGAGGATCAGACCGGCAGCAGCAGTGGCCACAATCGCGAGCGTGACCAGCGCGCGCACCGCGTGATACCCGGCCCCCCTGCTGGTTGTGCGTACCGTTCCGGTTGCCTTTCCGATGTCCATGGCCTGCTCTCCTTTCACCGGAAATCCGCGTGATGGCGACGCAGCGGATCGAACCAGACTTCCGTCATCGACCATCGCCGGCCGGTCTGCTCACCTGACGCATCGAAAAGGGCCGTGGCCTCCATGTGCGCCACCACATCGATGGTCATGAAGAGCAGCCGGCGCAGTGCCGCGTCATCCCACGTCGAAGCTTCCGGATGTTCCTTCGCCATCAGCGCGAACCGCTCGATCGCGACCGGGGCGCTCGATGCGTGATAGCTCGTGATCGAGCCCGAATGGCCCGTGGTCAGGAGCTTCAGAAAGTCGTACGCCTCGCTGCCGCGCAGTTCAGCGAGCAGCACGCGGTCGGGACGCATGCGCATCGTGCTGGCGATCAGGTCCGCGGGCGTCACCCGCGCCTGAGCGTGACCACCCTTGCTGTAGATCAGGTGCACGCAGTTATCGATGTGGCGGATGAAGAGTTCGCGCACATCCTCGATCGTCACGATGCGCTCGGTGGCCGGAATGTACCGGCACAGTGTCTTCATGAAGCTCGTCTTGCCCGAGCCGGTGTTGCCCACGATCGCGAGGTTCAGCCGCCCGCGCACCGCCCGCTCGAAGAAAGCCGGCAAATCACGCGCTTCGAGGTACCTGACGAGTTCGCGATCGAGAGGCCGTAGCGCCGGCATCGCCTCATCAAGTCCAGCCGGGCGGCGCCACGTGGTGTGCGCGAACAGGCCCTCGCCTGCATACGCATCGAGCGTTTTCTCGCGCGAAGAGGGACGGCGGATCGTCACCGACACGGTACGCGGAGGTACCACCGGCGGGATCACGATCTGGATGCGCGCATCACCTGGCAGCAGCGCGGAGAGCACCGGATGCAGCGCCGAGACCTCCTGGTTCGTGAGCGTGGCAATCGCGACCGCGAACGACATCAGGCGCTCGAAATCAAGGTCCGTGCAGTCGTGCACATGCCATCCGAGATGGGTTTCGGTCAGCACGCGTTGTGGCCTGTTGATCACCAGCTCCGTGACCGTCGGGTCATCGAGCAGCCCCGCGAACGGCCGCATGAGCTCGCGTACCGACGCGTCCTCTGCCAGCCTCGGCAGTGGGGCATCGGCTGACACAGGTGCGTCGCTCAGGAAGTGGGCCGGCGCGTTCATCGCGAGCCCTCCGGATCGAGCGCATAGACCGCACTGAAGTCCAGGTCCCGCGCGACGACGATCGTGAACTCGGCCCCCTGGTTCTGCGACAGCGTGGGCGGAATGTTGATGGTGCTGTCGAGTACCCGCGAGGCCATGTCATTGCCCTGCTGCTGCGTGTTCTCGAACACCACCGAGCCGTTGCTGTTGCCGCCACGCGTCGCGAGATAGCCGATCGCGTCCTGCGTCATGCCGAGCAGCATGGCCGCGCCGATCCGTTCGCCCCAATGGTCGTTCACATAGCCGCTCACGCCCATGCGTCCGAGCGCGTCCGCGGCCGGCGAATCGATCTCGACCGTCACCCCTTCGGGAGTCTTGATGCGGGCCGACAGGATGAACACCCGCTTCTGTCCAGGTGCCAGGTTCGAGCGGTACTCGCTGTTGATCTGCGAACCCCGTTCAATCAGAACCACACGGCCGTCATCCGAATAGACGTTCTTCGTCACCGTGCAGGTCGAGATACCCGCCTGGGTCGAATCAAAGGCCGTATCGCCCACGCAGTCGATCTTGGCGCCTTCTGCAAGAACCAGAGTGCGGTTGCCGAGAAAGCCTGCGCGCGCTTTCGGCGTCACGGTCGGCGTCAGCGCCTGGGCAAGCGGGCTGCTGCCCTGGGGCTGGCTGACCGTCACAGCAGTCGCGCCCGGCGAAACGCCCGGTGTTGACGCGGCAAGCTCCGCCGCTGCGTTGGCGGGACCATTGCTTCCGCCTGTGCTTCCGGTGGCGAGCAGCGGCGCGTCGTAATAGCTGCGAGCCGGCGCGGTATGGACAGGAGTGTGGGGCGTCGCGGCGGCAACGGGGGCCGACGCGGCGGCACTCGCGGTGACCGGGCTGCCTGGCACTGCGGCAGCTGCTGAGGCCGCTACGGTCCCTTCGCTGAACACCCGCCCCTGGGACGGCTGGTCCTGCACGGCATCCCGTCTGGCCTTCTCAGCCGCATCGTGCCGCTCGAGAAACCCGTGTATCGTCCAGACCGCTCCGCCGATCAAGACCGCTACGACCACGAGCGGCGCAAGCCACCAGGCACGGGGCCGACCACCCTGCTGCCCCAGCTCCGGCATGCCACGATCGGCTGGCTGGTCCGCAGGGTCACCGTTTATGGTTTCTGTGACCTTTGCGGGGTCGCCCTCGGACACGACCTTGGGCGCAATCACTCTGCGCGGCGTTTCCTCATTCATGGCCGTCGCTCCGCAGGACACGCTTCACACCGCTCACCGTCGTGCCATCCGCAGGCGGTACCCCGTCCACGTCGAACGCGTCGTTCCACAGACCGACCACCTCGTCACCGAGACGCAGCACGAAACGTCGCGCGAGCTCATGCACGACGATCACGTCGTCTTCCATGTGCCGGTCGACGACGCTTTCGCTGTCGTTGCCGGCCACGCGGAAGATCGCAGGGATACGTCGGTTGTTGGGAATGCGGATATAGGTAAAGCGCCCGTCATCCCACGCCGCAGTAGGCGCGATATCCTCCGAGTGCGGCATCACCTGCATCGAGTAGGCGGTATTGCGCACCACCGGCGGCTGGTCCAGGCGCGCGCGTACGAGGGCGGCATCATCGGCGGCCTTTGTCTTCGCGGCTTGCGCGTCGGGATAGACGAAGGTGATGCGATACATCTGCTCGTCGTTGGCGAACCGGGCCCTGAGCGGCAGCACCACGAGGTCAAAGCTGTAGCTGCGCCGGTCGGTACGGATCTCGAGGTTCGTGTCGTGCGCGGCGAGCTGGGGCTTGAGGTAGACGTCGTGCTCACCCCGGTTTGCAAGCACCTGCCATCCGTCCCGGTCGCCAGGGGCCACGACGAGAATGTGCTCGGCCGGATCGAGCGCAATATGCGTGGCGAAACCGCGCTGTGCGATGATCCGCACCACCTCGTCCTGCCGGTACACGACCTGCCGCACACGCGGGTCGCTGGACCAGCCGGGCACGTCGTACGCGCGGGCGCCACCGCAGAGCGCTGCCAGCGTGGCCCCCAGCACAACGGTTCTCACCAGGTTGTACAGCCTCATCGCACACCTCCCGGGACCGACTGTGACGCCGGCGATGACGCCGCAGGGGTGTATTCGGGATCGCGACTGTAAGCCGTCACCCTGAAGCCGAACGGGTTTTCAATCGCCGTGCGCTCGCGTGTAAAGACGGATGGCCGGTACGTGAAGGCCAGCGTGATGACGAAACGCTGCGGCGGCTCCGCGTTATCGATACCGTTCTTCCACGTCGTGCGCTCGATATGCACGACGGCATGCCCCGGTTCATCCGGCACGAGTGTCGTCGAGAGGATGCGGATGCGCCGCTGTGCGTTTGCCCCAAGCTGCCGGTCCAGCGCGTCCGGTCCGCCGTAGATCGCCCGGTAGTCACGCGCAACCCGGTCGTCGCTCATGTCGAGCACGCGGTCGTAGTCCATCTGCAGCAGACCCCAGTCGTAACGCTCGCGCGAGCCCACATACACCTCGACCCAGTGCTTGTCCTCGGTGTCGCGCATAGGGATGTGCTTCGCGTCGAGCACGTCGATCACCTGCGCTTCGCCCGTCAGCCGGTCAACCTCGATCGGCAGTGGCACGAGCCGATAGAAGGGGGTCATCACAGCCAATGCGATGGCACACAGGATGGCCACCACGACCGAGGTCGCGGCCACGTACCATGCCCGACGCTCGGACCGCTCCTGCAGGTGCGTGACCGACACCTCGAAATCGAGCGCCCGACGATAGTCACGGTCACTGCTCATGACTGCCCCCATCCGACGGGGGAACGGGTGGCACGCGGTTCACCGGAACACGGTGCGAGCCATCCGGCAGGACGGGTTTAGGTTGGCTGCCGGCGCACCCGTTAATAAGCATCACTAACTGTACGACAACAACCGCAGCGATGGAACGGACCATGTCAATCTCCTCAGTTGCCGAACTCAGTTTCCAAAGCTTGCGGGTACCATCTGGTCCTGCAACCGCGCGGTATTGCCGGCACGCTTGAGGACGAGCTCCTGCTGCTGCCCGGCGATGAGCCGGTCTTCGGAATCGGCGAGCATCCTGAAAAGCTGCAGCTTCGTCATTTCGTTGCCGACCGCCGTGCTCTCAATCTGGATGCGAGCCTGCAGTTCGGAAATCCCCTTCTGGTCCTGCGTGACGTCGATCTGCTGCA
It encodes:
- a CDS encoding relaxase/mobilization nuclease domain-containing protein encodes the protein MPFPKTYVDQMLLNWGDRLFHDPLRHVRAPRVSRGELQRDVRRMREQLARTLRRIPEVMVKITNKASSAQGMGAVRRHLRYISRNGKVELEDQDGMTVLGREALHDLTDAWLLGGWGIPEESRRREVFNVLLSMPPGTDRQAVRNAARAFAAAEFGDGRRYVFAAHDDEAHPHVHLSVQVRGPDGRRLNPRRQDLQRWRDRFAGQLREHGVEANATPRLARGETRRYPKQAVVHLSARGEIPRYWRSGLGEPTRLALWHAHAGPLEAWQGVVHAMAGSQSADDRSLAEMITDFVQTMPVQHDRPDTGRIGRNEGIRRRSSMRERGLRRTDRGETQQEPFLDDLDVRVER
- a CDS encoding plasmid stabilization protein, whose product is MTTRMRLCVDLGPAKPRWEAWCVLHGVTAADGVRQLVHGVLGQDEPPDTVPERELRRLPVDGHRERIEVRLTQEELDAARQRALASGLNVNRWVVAVIRAQLVHEPQLGEREMRLLADSNQHLATIMTLLGRLQAHGDARDAAHMTHMIEGARAVIDTHLRTVMQVLRANLDRWSR
- a CDS encoding LPD7 domain-containing protein, yielding MMDETTTSTGTPADDPVINVIEPDPPPLQDPQGGATGADRFDQTAADALGARRRREFDAARARLRDQAIQADASPQVAAQQPESQQRAPRGSDDAATMRWAALGNPPETVRKRYLRAGNQYFLKDASHQLAFEDIGPYLVTEHNRPDVVESMVDMVRAKAWRRVRVSGHEQFRREVWVRAMLLGIEVTGYEPKAVDLARLAEGRRDRMTNRIDVTQTPATMRAPADFPKTPAAAPGPTESQAAQPAKRDASRQLETGAAAPPMAAEPPRAAPAAETAPHVAESDGQERQHDVGELVEHGGAPYQHNPSHSDSYYVVYRDAGGADHVVWGVDLERAVAESGALAGQQVMLENLGRRLVTVMVPVLDVTGNVIGEEEKEVYRNTWQVDVVEKERTQSRREASDSRSEAGRSGTAGPATPQHTQSVRREPSVASPEERAVQMAVLTAAMRQQGFSERSIARVQQHAQRLLAAFVAEGVTVPRPRVFDPEAPSARNRRTRTAAQRVPTREVERGPAEPAPPSL
- a CDS encoding PriCT-2 domain-containing protein; amino-acid sequence: MNARYLSEEERARAALATIPAEDYATWVDMAFALKQGFGEAGFDIWDEWSRTAHNYSERAARVTWRSAGESGGKTLASLFWLAQQHGFDVRASRAAMEPTDRPRVPSARSSVDQVRQEGRVEARVRARQAAVAREALAIWKWARPVGPGHPYLERKQVRAVPTLRELEAEELHALLGYAPRSAGEPLTGRVLVVPVRIGETLSTLELIDTEGRKSALAGGAKSGGNWLVEPGQFREGATTPILIAEGVATALAVWQATGWFSVAALSSGNLRPVAAMWRGRYPEAEIAVLADLGAGYEHAKQAALGTSSLLAEPHFAPETRIAGEMPTDFDDMTVLSGSRAVGELLRESLYEAPGRAVVGEEVSGQAMAEDGSGDALKEGEMGNVKEKLVGDAEASGRRRTSRRRAASQDTPEPAPQENPAPAAGQAQSQPPGQERRETEAPNVESPPARAPDTLVRRQVGEPLYGLDDVPGEIKALAQHRFGAQIRMATPRENGGPYRGEVFNTEHYLIQEVSTRSVVFHAKANVGFVSDRLRWMDENQRLNGAEVQVGYDGNHGKVYPWDRARDLFERTVASLKKSAREVGFGNELDATLDQLQGVSWTRVREARAAALAQSKERAGREQGEGQQR
- a CDS encoding type IV secretory system conjugative DNA transfer family protein, which gives rise to MSAVTTSEAFSGPPLVVGVWRGRYLRFTGQQFVLLAAPARSGKGVGIVVPNLLSYPDSVVVLDIKQENFNLTAGFRRAHGHDVYLFNPFAEDGRTHRYNPLSPIPDGVFRVGDILAIGYALYPVGGHDDFWKDQARNLFLGIVLLLYEWRDARRSGDTDVPDYPVTMGEVLRQSSGNGMPVKVYLQQALLQNRRLLTGACVDALNRFLANDDKVLASILATFNAPLTIWANPIVDAATSANDFDLRDVRRRRMSVYVGITPDHLAEAALVVNLVFSQLVNLNTRQLPQDNPELTVQCLMLMDEFTSVGRIHIIARAVAYMAGYNLRLLSIVQSISQLESVYGRADARTFVTNHAMQIIYAPREQKDANEYSEMLGTFTDRSRSVSRSTAIFGGRGGSSESFSEQRRPLLLPQELKELGREKEIILLENTKPILAERICYWRDPVFASRLRTAPAIPAMDLVRFVAQVERRVRDVQPDDVDEAGVMHIPPEYLEVLQAWDPRDLPRHLGDMSDDEAAAYAGRHFMLLGMPAARVAAAVRRLSPSDLDVAELRPSDGAPRHRSARAAGASRTQRGRAASHVGDSSNVVPLHGERQ